The proteins below are encoded in one region of Epinephelus lanceolatus isolate andai-2023 chromosome 7, ASM4190304v1, whole genome shotgun sequence:
- the gfra4b gene encoding GDNF family receptor alpha-4, whose translation MDLWGVYLFHLITLALLEVILAGRDCLMAGDSCSSDETCSPRLRTLRQCVAGNGSVKLGPGARSQCANAVSALLSSPLHGCQCKRGMKKEKNCLSIYWSLHQSIIHGLNLVESYPYETVQRDYDYVRLASITADSDVGMTTVNRCLDAAKACNVDDLCQKLRTEYVSACIKPTAKSGLCNRPKCNKALRRFFDRVPADYTHELLFCPCTDTACAERRRQTIVPSCSYESVEKPNCITQMRICNADYVCRSRLAQFQYDCEPSEMSASGCKQGNYGACLLAYTGLIGSTITPNYVDNSTSSVAPWCSCSASGSRREDCDRFLEYFTDNICLRNALVMFGSESDQQPTVSQSSTPSPSHSSSENRSTASPPETIETMRNILDTIIPTQALGNELLVGQATLPSNSLPNSASPPSLMLQAAFSLLLLLLHLLNNGH comes from the exons CTCTGTTAGAGGTAATCCTGGCCGGCAGAGACTGCTTGATGGCTGGAGACTCGTGCTCAAGTGATGAGACCTGTAGTCCACGCCTGCGGACTTTGCGTCAGTGTGTGGCGGGCAATGGCAGCGTGAAGCTGGGCCCCGGTGCCAGGAGCCAGTGTGCCAACGCTGTGTCCGCCCTGCTGTCCAGCCCCTTACATGGCTGCCAGTGTAAACGAGGcatgaagaaggagaagaactGCCTGAGCATCTACTGGAGCCTTCATCAGTCTATCATACACG GACTCAACCTGGTGGAGAGTTATCCCTACGAGACGGTGCAAAGAGATTATGACTACGTCCGCTTGGCCTCTATTACAGCTG ACTCAGATGTTGGCATGACAACTGTAAATCGCTGCCTGGATGCGGCCAAGGCTTGCAACGTGGACGACTTGTGCCAGAAGCTCCGCACGGAATATGTCTCAGCTTGCATCAAACCCACGGCCAAGTCGGGCCTGTGCAATCGGCCTAAATGCAATAAGGCTCTGCGCAGGTTCTTTGACCGCGTCCCCGCCGACTACACACACGAACTGCTCTTCTGCCCCTGTACGGACACAGCGTGTGCAGAGCGTCGAAGGCAGACCATTGTACCCAGCTGCTCTTATGAAAGCGTGGAAAAACCCAACTGCATCACACAGATGAGGATCTGCAATGCTGACTATGTGTGCAG GTCTCGCCTGGCACAGTTCCAGTATGATTGCGAACCCTCTGAAATGTCTGCCAGTGGCTGCAAGCAAGGGAACTACGGAGCCTGTCTCCTCGCCTACACAGGGCTCATAG GAAGCACAATAACTCCCAACTATGTCGACAACTCCACATCCAGCGTGGCTCCATGGTGCTCCTGCTCAGCCAGTGGGAGCCGGAGAGAAGACTGTGATCGTTTCCTGGAATACTTCACTGACAACATCTGTCTCC GGAATGCGCTTGTGATGTTTGGAAGTGAATCAGACCAGCAGCCAACTGTCAGCCAGTCCAGTACACCTAGTCCCAGCCACAGCAGCAGTGAAAACAGGAGCACTGCTTCTCCACCAGAAACTATTGAAACTATGAGGAACATTCTGGATACAATAATACCAACACAG GCCCTGGGAAATGAACTACTGGTGGGCCAGGCCACCCTGCCATCCAACAGCCTCCCAAACTCCGCTTCACCTCCCAGCTTAATGCTTCAAGCTGCCTTCAGCCTTCTGTTGCTGCTCCTTCATCTGCTCAACAATGGACACTAA